In the Aptenodytes patagonicus chromosome 5, bAptPat1.pri.cur, whole genome shotgun sequence genome, aaaaaccccaaaccgatCCGACCAttgagcagagggaggagagggagctgaCTCCCAGCAGAGTTAACTTTCCTCCAGGCTCGACCCAAGCGGCTGGGTCCGCAGCTGCCAGTTGAGGCGGCACCGGCCGCCCCGTGGCGTTTGCGGTTTCCCGGGGACTCCCcccggcagggccaggcaggggctTCCCGCTGCGGGAGGCCAGCACGGGAACTCAGCACATGGCACCGTCTGTTGCATAAAAAGTCCTCGATCCTATAGAAAATACAGACGaccctccctgctgcctggcaAAACGCTTcgtgaaatgaaaagcaaacgtGCCTTGGCGGGACCGCAGGATCAGGACCTTTAAGAGCACGttaaaaaggaataattaataaaattGAATGTCTGAATGAGAAACTAAAACTAGTTCAGTAGTAACAAAAAGTGCCGAAGAGAACTAGTGGTACGTAACAGTGtggttttctatttttccttagaaacaaagcttttgaagaattattttagttcgggtttttttggtttgtttgttgttgttgcttttttttttccccctaccgACAGTTGTGCGCTCAGCCCATAGGAAAGTTAAGGAAAGTTTGTAACTACAGCCCCCTCCTCGGGCGTGATCCCTCCCGCCGGGAAGCCCCTCTGCCACCTCGGGCCGCTCCGGCCCCGGCCGCTGCCGGGGGCTCCGGTGTCGGACCGGCCGGCACCCGGGCAGGGCGGCAGCTCCGCGCCTTCCTGCCGGTTGCAGAAACACAGACCGACTCCGCTGCACAGGAGCGGCACTGATGGGGAACGCTAATCGGGGGGTCGGGGTTGGGGGAGAGCTAGGAGAGCAAAGCCGGTGAGGTAAGGCAGCTCCGCGCCGCTGCGCACCCCCGCGCACCCCCGGAGTCCACCCGTGTCCCCTCCGCCCCACTCGGGGCAGTTAACGTCCCGCCCAGGTGGAGAGCGGGGGTTCATGTTGTGGACGGTGCGTTTCTGTTTCGGGATGCATCGCCTTCCACCAAGAAAAATAAGCACCAGGTGCAAGAGCTTCCCCCGCACGCTCTTCCCACGCAAACGCAACCTTGGCCCCGCCGGTGGAGGCTCGGGCACCTTTTCGCTCGCGAACGAGACGACGAGCGGTTTCCCGTGGGATGTTCGGAGCACGGacacctgcagcccctggctggcctgcagctctgcctggcgtttagtttatttttttgagCCTGGCGAGTTTTCATCCAGGGAGAACCCTCGTGGCAGACACGGGCTTTTACGGAGGAGATACGGTCAGAAACCCGCAGTTTCGGGGGCTCCCCGGACAGCTGCTGCCGGGCAAAGCTCGTTTATCTGCCAGTGCAGCACCCGGCTGCTGGAAACGGACAAGCAGCTCCCCGGTGTGCGGTACCGCCGACACCCCGAGCGTTTCCGAGGCCACGGGAGCCCCCACGGGACGGTCCCGCTCGGGACGAAGCCGGCAGGTCAACCCGCCAGGcgggcagggaaggcaggcacGTTTAAAAACGCCTCTCGCCCGTGTCGCACCACGCGCGACTGCGAGAAGTTGCCATACGTGGCGTGTAGCAAGCCACGATTTTGAACGAGGTGTGAAAGCAAGCGCAGGGGCTGGATGCAGCGCGGGGAAGCTGTTCGGGCGGCTAACGGTTACAGCCCGGTTACAGTTTCTAGACGTGCGGCTGGTCTGTTGCGGGTATTTAAAACGCTGGGCTTAAAATAAGCGCTGTGCCAGCGGGTATCGCACTGGGGAGGATTTGAGGTGCGTGTGCGTGGACGCGTGTGCACGCggatgtgtgtgtgcgcgcgtgcgtGCAGGTGTGTGCGTGCACACTGTGCgcccttccaaaaaaacccctaaagacCTTATGggctttatatacatatatatatatatgaagcgGCCTTAAGGCTCCCTGTGGCTTTTTCCCGGGGTCGGCCCGCGCAGGTGTCCCACGGGCCGCTGCCTGCGCGCCCCGGGGCGGCAGCCGGGCCCTGCCCAAAgccgctgccggcggcggcgccgcggggcgggcgcgggctGCCCggcggccggcagggggcgctgccgcccCGCGGATGCGCGCCGGggcccgcgcccgcgcccgccgccgccgcgccccgcgcagcgggcgggggccgggccgggcaggggccgAGCAGGGACCGGCAGGGACCGGCAGGAGACGTGTGGAGGGATGCGCGTCGGGGCCGAGCGGTCCGTCCCGGCAAGGTGCGCTGTCGCTACCGCCCTGCTCGCTGCGCCCGCACGCAGCTCCGGTATTTTCTCCCGCTTCCTCCGCACGTGTTGACATTTAAAATGACCCGGAGTCTGGCACGGCTGGGTGCAGATTACGGCTTCGTGTGTAAACCCGGggatttgctcttttttttggtgTCCCGCGTTACTATCATTTCGGAACCGCAAGTCCGACCTTCCCGAGACGAAAATAGACGTGCGAAACAAAGCCGTGGCTGCCCGCGGCTGGCGAGCGCCGGGCCGGGCTTGTGCAGCGCCGAGCGCAGGCAGCCGGGCGGCAGCCGGCCGGGGGTGCGCGGCCAGGTGGGGGGTTTCGGAAGCGAGGGGGGAGGATGCTCTGAATTAGCGTcgaaaagaaaaaactaaagcGACGGTCCCGGATTACTGTTCCCCGGGGCCGGCGGAAGGGAATCCGGGCAGCGAGGCCGTTTCCCGGTCCCCCGCGGCCGCtgcagcccccgcccgccggtGGGACGGGCCCCCGATGGCACCAGCGCTGGCCCGGCTTTGCAGGGCCGAAATAGGGGTGTGAGGATTTCAGGGCTGGTCTCCTTGACGGGGAGGCTCGTGGAAAGCACCCCGTGTGGCCGCCCCACTCGGGAACCCTGGCTGCGTGGAGAGCGAGGCCCTGTTCACGCGGCGCTCCGGGTGCTCGGGGGAGCCAGGGCCGGCAGCGACACCCCCTCGAACGAAATCCACCTGCTCAGCGGAGGTCCTCGGGGCGCCCCGGCGGGGCAGGACCCCGGGCGCTCCCGGAGCCCCGCAGCCCGTCCCGGCTCCGGGgcgcccggctcggctcggctccgcgccgggctgCGCTTCGCGGCTCAGGCTCCCGCCTCTGCCGCCACGTATTGCGCTTTTGTGAAGGGCTCGCAGCACGCTTAGACATACTGATTGGGATTTAGGACGTCcagaaaagaatgaaatgagGCATTTCACCCGCTCCTTTAACTCACGCAGCCCCCCTCCAGCCACGACCTGCCTGGGCCACCTCTCCTCCCCGCTTTGGGCACGGATGCCTGGGACcggagagagaagggggagacGGATCCCGCCTGGAAAAGAAAGTTAAGGGGAGGCTGAAACTTCCCTCACCGCCATCCCCCCACCCACGAAAGTTCAGCCTGGATCAGCCCGTAAACAACCGTCTTACCCCGAGGTCTCCCGCATCTGAGGCCTTCCTCGCATTTTCTTCTTGGCTCGGCTTTTAAAAGATGAGTATTAGTTTGGAAATCCGAAGCTAGTGCTTTGAGGCCAGCCATGTAATTTGACTGCGAATGTAGCGCACCCCTCCCTCCGAGAGAGGCTGCCTCTAAGTGCGCTTGGAGCAGATCGGGGACTGCTGGGAAGGGAGCCCCTGCCAGATTTTCTCCTTGTAGACGCCAAGAGGACAGCGAGAGCAGCCTGTCAAGACGCTGGGCAGGAAAAGTTCAAGAGAGGAGCTTCGGGAGGCGCTCCCGGGGCAGCCCGGGCTGGAGCGCAGTGGCcccggccggggcagcgccgggcagTGGGTCCGCACGGGCCGTGGGCTGCGCGGGAGGCGCCCACGAGAAACGGCCACGGCGACCAGTGGGCGAGTGATACAGAAATTTAGGGGGAAGCGGAAAATCCTGGGAAATCCCATCCCGAGTCCCCTTGGTTTTTGTTCTGACTGTCCCTGGCCTATTTTCTCTATGACAAATCCCAGAGAGAGACGGTGCTCCCCAGACTCGACTTGCGGTTTCTCTGCCTGTATATATCCACGCACACACGCATATATCTATACACGtagatatgtatatgtatgcatgcagGCACAGAAAGCGAGCagggctcggcgcggcgcggggaCCTCCAGGTTGCTGCGGCCGAGATCACCGGCTTTCCCGGGCGAAATCGGGCTTGGCAGGGGGAGAGCTCcccgctgcagctgcagccccctcCGCCGAGCCCCAGAGCGACGGGACCCCCCTTCGGGAAGGGATTTTAGGCTAGAGGATAGGTAAAGAGGGTCGAGGGAAATTTATCGAGCGTTTTGGAGGGTTAGCCCCGCTCTGCGTGTCTGACGGTTTTTCACACGGATATAAttcctccccagctgctgaaTTACTTGATGCAGTTTTCAAAGGAGCCCTGTGATTATGTCAggatgtctggaaaaaaaaaaaaaaagggaaaaaaggagttgAAGTTTTTCCAATTCAGATTCATTCTGCCGTCCCGGGGAAGTGTAAATACGCAGATGCAGAACACGGCTCTTCCTAGGAGACGgggaaatttctctttttttccttttcggtgGTCAGGAACCAAGACCCCTGTCGAAATCAGCACATCAAACACCCGTCGTATTTACGGCTCTTTCTCAGCCTCGCTCATGTCAATAACCCCGGATCTCTGCGAGAGGAGCGTTACCGCCGGTTGAAGGGGAAAAGGTCTCGCGGacaagggggagaggggaaataaaaagttaaaatactaGCGATTCACGAGGGACACGAGTGGGGCTGGAGGGAAATCCGTCTCTCCCCTCCGCAGCAAGCTCAGCGCAGCGGGGCCGGAGCCCTGCGCCCCTGTCTGCCCGGGTGTCTGCGGGCAGGAGAGGTTTTCCCAAACGTGTGAGACCTGGGAGAATGGCACCTCGCTGCAAAATCTGTCAGGAGACTCGAGTTACGCCGCACAACCATCTCGCTCACTTTGTCTCTGCAGTCGTATGCACGTGTGGATATGGGTGCCTATACGTACAGCCGCCCAACGCCTGGAGAACAGATTTACATTTCATGCGGAAAGTGAACTTCTCCCTCCACAAAGTGCAGACAGCGCGGGGtacacaaaggaaaacacaaaggcGCACGAACACCGGCATCCTTGCGTGCCCAGCGCTGTTTTGTCACTTCTATTTAGCCCGCCGTTTTGGTATTGTGTTAAAAATATCGGCTAGCTGCAAACAGGCGCTTTTAGGAGAGAGCGGGGAAGGCGAAGAGAGTTCAGCTAGCCCTTTACTGGAAAGAAGCGGGGACCGTTTAGACAGCGATTTTTTAGCATATTTTAGTGCAGCGGAGTAACGGATTCTTTGTGTataaagtggaaagaaaatagaaaacaaagtcCGGGAACGAAGGAAAGAAACGCTAGACTGGTTTTAAGACTCCCCCCATCCCTTGGttcaacagaaacattaatttaCATTAGCAATTCCGCATCTTTAAGATAAATTACACAGCGGCGTAATAGATTTAAAGTACGCCAGATTTTTTATCATTAATTGTAAATGTGCAAAATACCTGCTGGTACTTCACTTTAGAAGAATGTAATTGGCAAAAATGGGAGGCTGATGAATAGATAATAGATCCTTAACTACCAATAAACAGTAAGCACCAGCCAAGAGTATTAGGATGTGATCATAATTATTCTGCAGCCCCAGCCAATGGGAGCAGGAGAACTCAGCCCTAAAATCATCCCCGGACCCAAAGGTAATCGCGAAAATACGGACAAGGCTGGAACCGGAGACTCGCTCCCCTGTCCCGTCTGCGAGAGCCCGGCGTGTCCCAGCTTTGCATAATGCAACTGCCCTCCGCTTTGTTTTCCGCACCGCGCGGTGCGGGGAGTGCGAAGGAGCGAAGGGGGAAATAAATAAgttcggaggaggaggaggaggacgacccGTTCTCCCACCGGGACGAAACGAAACCTTTCCCAAGCGGGGCATCTCTCCCGGACGCCCCGGGGCTGATCAAGGTAACCCCGCCGGGCTGAGAGCACCCGAGAGGTGGCAGGGAGCGGGGTGTCACGCTGGCGGAGCAGCCCTAActctcccccccggccccgagaGGAGatgcggcgccccccgccccctgccccgcgcACACCCGCCGAGCCCCCCCCGTCCCCCTACCTTGGTCGCCGGGcggcggcaggggagggagggcagcgcggcggcggagcggggccgggcgcggcgctgcgcgggggcggcggcggcgggggcgaggCTGCGCggggcgccgcgctccccccccGGCGCTGGCGGGCGCGCTCCCGCCGCACTCCGatccgcgccgcgccgcggctCCATCCCTCCCGATGGCGCTGCCCGGCGCTCGCCTCCCCTCTGACGCACTTTAAAGAGTCTCCCCCTTCAACCTCAAGGCGAGTAATAGCGACCAATCATCAAGCCATTTACCAGGCTTCAGAGGAAGCTGTTTATGTGATCCCAGCACTAATTAGGCTCATGAACTAACAAATCGTTTGCACAACTTGTGAAGGGGCCGATCACATCCATGGATTGTCTTTGGACTTAGGGAGGGAGGGGGGGCCGACCGCCTTTTCCTTGCAGGAGGGAAACTTCTCccagcaacttttttttgtgtgtgtgcgtgtgtgtgtgtgcgcggtGCGCGTGTGTGTCTCCCTTTTGGGTACCGCTGGCTgccgctgcctccttttcctccagcccCTGTCTATTTATGTGTGTATCTATCCCTCCTCAAGTCACTCCCTGCTGCAAACTTCCCCGGATCGCCTCCCGCGCACCAGAGAGAGCCAGGCAGAGATTTGGTCGGGGACTCTCGCCGCGGCAGCATGTTTCAGCCCACACCCAAGCGGTGTTTCACCATCGAGTCGCTGGTGGCCAAAGACAGCCCCTTGCCCGCGTCTCGCTCCGAGGATCCTATCCGGCCGGCGGCGCTCAGCTATGCCAATTCCAGCCCGATGAACCCTTTTCTCAACAGCTTCCACTCCACTGGCAGGGGGGTCTACTCCAACCCGGACTTGGTCTTTGCAGAGGCCGTCTCCCACCCGCCTAACCCGGCCGTGCCGGTCCATCCCGTGCCCCCTCCCCACGCCCTGGCCGCTCACCCGCTGCCCGCTTCGCACTCCACGCACCCGCTCTTCGCCTCGCAGCAAAGGGACCCCTCCACCTTCTACCCCTGGCTAATACACCGCTACCGGTATCTGGGCCACAGGTTCCAAGGTACGTGcaacttttcttctccctccgatccaccccttcatcctccGGCGGCCCCCGGCCGGTCCCCGCGGCGCGGATGCGGGGGGACcacgggcgggcgggcgggcggccgctgCCCGGAGCCgcgggctcggctcggctgggccGAGGGTCTTCTGTGCCTGCCTCCCCCGCCGCCAAACTTGAGGAGCTGTCAGAGCCGAGGGGCTTGGGCtcggttttgctttgcttcttttcccggtttgttttggtttccctGGGAGGAGGGGGGCGGGCGGGAAGGCAAGGCCGGTTGGGACTTTCTCGCCCCGAAAGAACCGGAGATTAAAAGCGGGGGAAAAAGGTGGGTATTTTTGGTTCCGGTGGGTTAAAAGCTACGGAGGAGCCCCCGAAGAAAGCCGCCCCGCAGAGAGGGGAATGGAGGGGTCGCGAGGTTTAGGCTCCCCCTGGAAGGCGGCGgtgcccggccggcggccgggctgccggggccgggctgccggggccgcggggagccgccgccccAAATCCGGCCGCTCCCCCTGTTAGCGGGGACGGGGGAAAAATGAAACGAACCCcggagaaaggagaaggggaaaaaaaaataatcccagcgCCGGAGCAGCGCGGGGAGATGGGGCTGCGGAGGAGAGCCGGTGCTGGGGGCAGAGAGGGCGATTCCGTCCTCGTTACGGGCAGGGAAACGCTCCCAGCTGCCAAGCGATTAATAACCggctgaagaaaaataaccaaaTCCAATGGCGCACAATCAATAAAATCCCCCTTGTTTAACCCTTTGAAACCGGCAGCGTCTTCTCCGTAGGGTAAGCCGATTTCTCCCGTAATGGGTCTAGCTCCTGCCTCTTTCGTTatactcacaaaaaaaaaaaaaaatcagcctccGCTCGGAGGGAtccatctgcctttttttttgtttcggtatttttatttattaattccgAACGAAAACAAACCACCTGCAATATCCATTTCCTCGGCCTTCTGCAGCCGAGCCGTGGCACCCGGGTTGGAAAAGGAGTCGCTCTTCCCGAAGCCAGGCGGACAGAGATACAAAATGGATTATTACCCTCGCAGAATAAAATTACAGGTTTCGCTCACCGAATTATTTGTCGCAGTCGTCAGGCGATTGGTAAAGAGCGGTAGATGAAAGGCGGAAATGTCCTGGTGTTGAGCCACAGCCTGATTTCAAACACACCCTCCCCCTGCAACGATTTTTAAAGCACTTACGGAGAGAGACCCTCGGTGCCTTTCCCACCTTAGCGGGACCGACCCGGAGAAGCGGCACAGGGCCAACCCGGAGGGAGAGACCCACCAAAAAGCCCCGGctgacaccccacccccccccgcccccgctccgcAGCAGGCCGGCTGGGATGGCCGCCCCATGGCTTCCCCgaagtttgtttctttatttctccGCTGGttcccgccgccggcggggcagcAGGCAGCGGGCACCGGCGGGAGCCCCCGGTCCGGGGAGCACACCGGAAAAACGAAGGGGAGCGGGAGGAGAAAGGCCCCGGCCGGGGTTTTGGGCGAGGGAAGCGGGGAGAGGCCGGGGGAGCGGGCTGCCGGCTCCCGGAGCGCGGCGGCCGGCcggggagaggaggcgggggcTCGGCCGGGGCCGCACCGAGCGCCGCTGCCCCGCTGGCCGCGCCGGGAGGAtgtaaataacaaacaaacaaggaaagatGTGAGGCCGCCGGTGggcgaggggaaggggggcagctgCAGCATGAAGCCGCAGCCACCGCAGCCGGGCTCTGGCCAAttcctgtgcttttttcccccgtAGTGCTCCCTTAGTTGTGTTTTAGTATTTGGTTTTCTCCCagttctctccttcccctgctcatTCCCACCACCTATTTATCGaaggaaattttaattttaaaaaagcctctgaaaataaaaaagaaactataGTCAGTTTTCTCCTGCGGGAAATGGTGGGAGCCAAAAATTCTCGCGCTAAAAAGTCCTCTCGAGCGCGTTTGGGGAAGGTGTTTTGCTAATCTCTTGCTTTACCCTGTTGCCCAGGGAATGAAACCAGCCCGGAGAGCTTCCTATTGCACAATGCACTGGCCAGGAAACCCAAACGGATCCGTACAGCTTTCTCCCCATCCCAATTACTGAGACTGGAACATGCCTTTGAGAAGAACCATTATGTAGtaggagcagagagaaaacagctggcacacagcctcagcctcacGGAAACTCAGGTAAGGGGGAAGCAGGGAGCGGGCAGCTGGGAAAGCGAAAGTACTGGGATCTGCTTGGGAAAACCCACCCGGCCGGCCCGGAGATGTGGGCAAAAATACGGGCAAATTCTGGGCGTATTTAGGCCTCCAGACCCGAGCCGGTTGGGGCGGAGTGAGGGGTCCCCCCTCGCCCGGGTGTTAAAAAATCCTCGCCCGTTCGTGAGAGCCATCGCCTGCGCCGGGGGTCGCCGCGGGGCTCGGGGCACGGTTTGGGTCTCCCCGGAGAGCCCCGGCCGGAGCCCCGGCCCGGGCGGGAAGGGGAGCGGCGAGATCTGCGACCTGCAAGTGAAAGGCCGTCCTGGTCATTTCTCTGCGGGTCTGGGGCGACCCTCAGAAGTAGCTGGATGTTAGggaaaaagcccccaaaacaaaAGGCGGAGGGGAGAACCCCCCTTTGGACCCTACGGCAGAAATACAGTTTCTCGGATGGTTTTTCACTCGTTTCTAGCCCGGCGTCCGGCAGCGGGGATGCGAGGAGCCGGTTCAGGAGGgcataaagatgaaaaataaaagcagagaaattatTAACTACAAGgaatcccccccgcccccccgctggCTGGCTGCGGGCCAGAACCGCACCGGAGACTATTTCGGTCGTCTATCTGGAGGGACGATTAGCGACGTTTCTGCTCCGGTTGTCCCGGGGCGAGGGTCTCGGCGGGTACCGAGGCCGGACGCCCGTGGGGcggcgcggaggcggcggcgggggagcgggggtGGGCGCGGGCTCCCCCCCGACGGCGGGGACCCACGGCCGGCGGGCCCGCTGCGAGGGCGTTTTTCACGCGGTTTTCTCCTCGCCGGAAGAAAGGCTGGGGCttggggggttgtttgttgttgttgttgttgtgtcgGGCTTTTGTTTTGTGCCCTTCCAGGAGACTCGTGGAGAGAGGGCTCCAGATGGGGATTGTCTCTGCTACAGTATGTGgcactgtacttaaaaaaaaaaaaaaaaaagccaaaatacccAGCCGCAGCCTAGTTCAAAGTTCCCAGTAAACACAGCGTTCTCTGGGCGGATTAAgttgtaacacttttttttttttttttttaactccttttcgTGGGGGAAGCAATAAAGAGGTTggagcttttgttttaaaatgtctccctaacaaaacaataaaaagggaTCGCCACTTTTATGAGGTTCTCCGAACAAGGGACCGGTCACAGGCTTATTTCCACTGGAAAGCTGTATTTAAGGTGGTCTTTGTGCTGCTTGATTTCGAAGCTGGTTGGGGTCTTTTGTCCGGATGTCAAACCCCCAGTCCCCTACAAATGAGCTCCCTTTTGGGAGATCAGCGTGCAGAAAT is a window encoding:
- the EMX2 gene encoding homeobox protein EMX2 isoform X1, whose amino-acid sequence is MFQPTPKRCFTIESLVAKDSPLPASRSEDPIRPAALSYANSSPMNPFLNSFHSTGRGVYSNPDLVFAEAVSHPPNPAVPVHPVPPPHALAAHPLPASHSTHPLFASQQRDPSTFYPWLIHRYRYLGHRFQGNETSPESFLLHNALARKPKRIRTAFSPSQLLRLEHAFEKNHYVVGAERKQLAHSLSLTETQVKVWFQNRRTKFKRQKLEEEGSDSQQKKKGTHHINRWRIATKQASPEEIDVTSDD
- the EMX2 gene encoding homeobox protein EMX2 isoform X2, encoding MFQPTPKRCFTIESLVAKDSPLPASRSEDPIRPAALSYANSSPMNPFLNSFHSTGRGVYSNPDLVFAEAVSHPPNPAVPVHPVPPPHALAAHPLPASHSTHPLFASQQRDPSTFYPWLIHRYRYLGHRFQGKSMVSEQTDKVQAAKVGRGRFRLTTEEKRDSSH